A single window of Candidatus Eremiobacterota bacterium DNA harbors:
- the lanKC gene encoding class III lanthionine synthetase LanKC encodes MRDLRHIAKFFYLLADNRFYIPFERAYRPSEEYMAIVRDVVAQSPGEWSAEPNGFWFHVHPKGRTLPTQGWKIHVSATVSNSESILRRVAPVLIDAGVAFKCSVDRNVLSLMGSKGWNRGGSGKFMTIYPTDLDSFTGIIEKLYVRLRSERGPYVLSDKRYKDCRVLYYRYGGIQANAVTEITGLRSMVIFAPDGKPVADQRNAYFSPPEWTADPFPDASITDDETVELKNGRYLVKEAFTFSNTGGVYLALDRESGAEVVVKEARADTAVDRYGVDAVGRLKKEYAILEALADTGIAPKPVDAFDEWEHSFVVEEYIKGSDIREIMLTQSPVLKIQPEPEDSRRFYDLFLKLFRSFLGAVECVHARGIVLGDISAENLKIDPSTYEVRLIDFEGACRVGIDEPSLLYTPGFRNPISGRDVPSTFKDDLYGLAAIMLYTMFPIAAMSSIKPDLYESVLSAIVEDVGWSRGNVFSVINGLSKGTMTSERAIALLEDPPSAFTPGFRDDVDLDWCRDTVGRFAGFLLANMRPEGRLALFPSDPFGYQTNPLGLGFGACGTLYALNKCGFEAPQTALDWLERQLDRLPGGLAPGLLTGTSGMAWCLWELGMRDHAIAMLENANQSPLLERNHSMLYGASGVGMTNLFLYSRTGDHKYLAKANEIADFLLAGSQESERGIHWVHEDKTWLGYGYGQSGVALFFLRLQQLGGRADILEAGQSALSFDLSHAVDHDKDAKSFFALPDGVTLEPYIEEGSAGIAKVAIRYGMLDEIEPILRDAWRKYAVFPGLIFGLGGFVDVFTDAFNASGDRKFVEMSRRPLAGIRDLYLIDYPEGAALPGDGLFRVTCDYATGVAGTMRAIHRLVHLDESDFTLDHAAEAASLANRAVLAMT; translated from the coding sequence TTGAGAGACCTCCGCCATATCGCCAAATTTTTCTACCTGTTAGCAGACAATCGGTTTTACATACCCTTTGAACGGGCGTACAGGCCGTCCGAAGAGTACATGGCGATCGTACGTGATGTCGTCGCGCAGAGCCCCGGCGAATGGTCGGCGGAGCCTAACGGTTTCTGGTTTCACGTCCATCCGAAAGGTCGCACGTTGCCGACGCAAGGATGGAAGATCCATGTGTCTGCGACCGTCTCGAACAGCGAGTCGATTCTGCGCCGGGTTGCGCCGGTCCTCATCGATGCCGGTGTGGCATTCAAGTGTTCCGTCGACCGAAACGTGTTGTCGCTGATGGGTTCCAAGGGCTGGAATCGCGGTGGGTCCGGAAAGTTCATGACGATCTATCCGACGGACCTCGATTCGTTCACAGGGATTATCGAAAAGCTGTACGTCCGCTTGCGCAGCGAACGGGGCCCGTACGTGCTATCCGACAAGCGCTACAAAGATTGCCGCGTGTTGTATTACCGCTATGGAGGAATTCAGGCCAACGCGGTCACTGAGATCACGGGACTGCGCAGCATGGTGATCTTTGCTCCGGACGGCAAGCCGGTCGCGGACCAGAGAAATGCGTATTTTTCGCCTCCTGAGTGGACCGCGGATCCGTTTCCTGATGCATCGATCACCGACGACGAGACGGTCGAGCTCAAGAATGGCCGCTATCTCGTGAAGGAAGCGTTCACGTTTTCGAATACGGGCGGCGTGTATCTCGCGCTCGACCGAGAATCGGGAGCCGAAGTCGTCGTCAAGGAAGCTCGAGCCGACACCGCGGTGGACCGCTACGGCGTCGATGCAGTCGGCAGGCTGAAGAAGGAATACGCGATCCTTGAAGCCCTTGCCGACACCGGCATCGCTCCAAAACCGGTGGATGCATTCGACGAATGGGAGCACTCCTTCGTCGTCGAGGAGTACATCAAGGGCTCGGACATCCGCGAAATAATGCTCACGCAAAGCCCGGTGCTAAAGATCCAGCCGGAGCCGGAAGACAGCCGTCGTTTCTACGACCTCTTTCTGAAGCTGTTTCGAAGCTTTCTTGGGGCGGTCGAGTGCGTGCACGCGCGCGGGATCGTCTTGGGAGACATATCCGCCGAGAATCTAAAAATCGACCCGTCGACCTATGAAGTGCGGCTAATCGACTTCGAGGGTGCGTGCAGAGTCGGTATCGACGAGCCCAGCTTGCTGTATACGCCCGGCTTCCGGAACCCCATAAGCGGGCGCGACGTGCCGTCGACGTTCAAAGACGACCTCTACGGTCTGGCGGCGATCATGCTTTACACCATGTTTCCGATCGCGGCGATGTCCTCGATTAAACCGGACCTTTATGAGTCCGTCCTTTCCGCGATCGTTGAAGATGTTGGATGGTCCAGGGGCAACGTGTTCTCCGTGATCAACGGCCTCTCGAAGGGCACGATGACCAGCGAACGCGCCATCGCGCTCCTCGAAGATCCGCCCTCGGCGTTTACGCCCGGTTTCAGGGACGACGTCGATCTCGATTGGTGCAGGGACACCGTAGGCCGCTTCGCCGGCTTTCTTTTAGCGAACATGAGACCCGAAGGACGCCTGGCCCTGTTCCCGAGCGATCCGTTCGGTTATCAGACGAACCCGCTGGGACTTGGATTCGGAGCCTGCGGTACGCTGTACGCTTTGAACAAATGTGGATTCGAGGCACCGCAGACCGCGCTTGATTGGCTGGAGCGCCAACTGGATCGCCTGCCAGGCGGTTTGGCGCCGGGACTTCTTACCGGAACGTCCGGTATGGCGTGGTGCCTGTGGGAGCTCGGAATGCGCGACCACGCGATCGCAATGCTGGAGAACGCGAATCAGAGCCCGTTGCTCGAGCGCAATCACTCGATGCTCTATGGCGCTTCAGGGGTCGGGATGACCAACCTCTTTCTGTACTCGCGGACAGGCGACCACAAGTACCTTGCGAAGGCCAATGAGATCGCGGATTTCCTGTTGGCGGGCTCGCAAGAGAGCGAACGCGGAATCCATTGGGTTCACGAGGACAAGACGTGGCTCGGCTATGGATACGGTCAGAGCGGGGTAGCGCTCTTTTTCCTGCGGCTTCAGCAGTTGGGCGGAAGAGCGGACATCCTCGAAGCGGGACAATCGGCGTTATCGTTCGATCTGTCGCATGCCGTCGACCACGACAAGGACGCGAAATCGTTCTTTGCTTTGCCGGACGGCGTCACGCTCGAGCCGTATATCGAAGAGGGCAGCGCAGGGATCGCGAAGGTCGCGATCCGGTACGGGATGCTGGACGAAATTGAGCCGATCCTGCGAGACGCCTGGCGTAAGTACGCCGTGTTCCCGGGATTGATCTTCGGCTTGGGCGGGTTTGTCGACGTGTTTACCGACGCCTTCAACGCCTCGGGCGATCGCAAGTTCGTCGAGATGAGCCGCCGCCCGCTGGCGGGGATTCGGGATCTCTATTTGATCGACTATCCGGAGGGGGCAGCGTTGCCCGGGGACGGTCTGTTCCGGGTCACGTGCGACTACGCCACGGGCGTCGCCGGAACGATGCGCGCGATCCATCGCCTCGTCCACCTTGATGAAAGCGACTTCACGCTCGATCACGCAGCTGAGGCGGCATCGCTTGCAAACCGAGCGGTGCTTGCAATGACGTGA
- a CDS encoding ABC transporter ATP-binding protein: MNAIEDLPTEDCAPPASSAGVFTLLRGFRLEYAATVVASAFLRGSEGVVHPLLVKSIFDQAVVHGNFGKFVMFALAYLVFGLAINALGTVASLWNAALENRIARAVGQRLLAAFYEKPYAAVLRHGPGYFVSRIHGDVQEGLIPYLQAIQEMVCQVVLFGAMTIVLFYLSWQATAILAALVPIAAVASVILGKKIQALTTQEREQEGAVISFLTKALSASRIVVGFGLSSATARLFVRCYEELLSTGFRSYRVARTFQALNSATMNVSDFLSMFVGASLVIKGTITFGTYLAFVNTFWRTVTTLMQLMGSTTTLSRLGTMARRVAAFAASSPMPARAIGSTTTAAGVAFSYGGEPVLDDLSLHVANGEKVLIVGPNGSGKTTFANVLSGHLRPTNGTVLLPERISAITLPLCFPPLFVRDFVDDAEMLAAFDLLREADTYADELSSGQQQKLALALALSREADLYLIDEPLANLDPGTRAIAMKLLIEKTKGKSLVVIMHGFEEYHALFDRVLDIGDLRGAGRQLAEVTPA, encoded by the coding sequence GTGAACGCGATCGAAGACCTGCCGACGGAAGACTGCGCGCCGCCGGCGAGCTCGGCGGGCGTGTTCACATTGCTGCGCGGCTTTCGTCTGGAATACGCCGCGACGGTTGTGGCGTCTGCGTTCTTACGCGGATCCGAGGGCGTCGTACACCCGCTGCTGGTGAAGTCGATCTTCGACCAGGCTGTGGTGCACGGGAACTTTGGCAAGTTCGTCATGTTTGCGCTGGCGTACTTGGTCTTCGGCCTCGCGATCAACGCACTTGGGACCGTGGCGAGCCTGTGGAACGCTGCGCTCGAAAACCGAATCGCCAGAGCGGTCGGCCAACGACTGCTCGCGGCCTTCTACGAGAAACCGTATGCGGCCGTGCTGCGCCATGGTCCGGGCTACTTCGTGTCGCGCATTCACGGCGACGTACAAGAAGGGCTGATTCCATACCTCCAGGCGATTCAAGAGATGGTGTGTCAGGTTGTCCTGTTCGGCGCCATGACGATCGTCTTGTTCTATCTGTCCTGGCAGGCAACGGCGATTCTCGCCGCGCTCGTACCGATTGCGGCCGTCGCAAGCGTCATCCTAGGCAAAAAGATCCAAGCGCTGACGACGCAGGAGCGCGAGCAAGAAGGCGCGGTGATATCGTTCTTGACGAAGGCGCTCAGCGCTTCGCGCATCGTCGTCGGCTTCGGGCTCTCTTCGGCGACCGCACGGCTCTTCGTTCGGTGCTACGAAGAGTTGCTCTCGACCGGCTTTCGGAGCTACCGGGTCGCTCGGACGTTTCAGGCGCTCAACAGCGCAACGATGAACGTGTCGGACTTTCTCTCGATGTTCGTCGGCGCCTCGCTCGTGATCAAAGGCACCATCACGTTCGGCACTTACCTTGCCTTCGTGAACACTTTTTGGCGAACCGTGACTACGTTGATGCAGCTCATGGGCAGCACCACAACGCTTTCCAGACTCGGTACCATGGCGCGACGGGTCGCCGCGTTCGCGGCGTCGTCGCCGATGCCGGCTCGCGCGATCGGGAGCACGACGACGGCCGCCGGTGTGGCGTTCTCGTACGGCGGCGAGCCGGTCCTGGACGATCTCTCATTGCACGTGGCAAATGGAGAGAAAGTCCTCATCGTAGGCCCGAACGGCTCGGGGAAAACGACCTTCGCGAACGTCCTTTCCGGCCACTTGAGGCCGACGAATGGAACCGTGCTGCTTCCGGAAAGGATAAGCGCGATCACCCTGCCGCTCTGTTTTCCGCCGCTGTTCGTGCGAGATTTCGTAGACGATGCCGAGATGTTGGCCGCGTTCGACCTGCTGCGGGAAGCTGATACGTATGCGGATGAGCTCTCGTCCGGCCAGCAGCAGAAGCTAGCTCTCGCACTAGCGCTTTCGCGCGAAGCCGACCTATATCTCATCGACGAGCCGCTCGCGAATCTGGATCCCGGTACCAGAGCGATCGCGATGAAGCTGCTTATCGAGAAAACCAAAGGAAAGTCTCTCGTCGTCATCATGCACGGGTTCGAGGAGTATCATGCGCTGTTCGACCGCGTCCTCGACATCGGCGATCTGAGAGGTGCGGGACGTCAACTCGCGGAGGTTACTCCCGCGTAA
- a CDS encoding PhzF family phenazine biosynthesis protein, with amino-acid sequence MSTEVLPRSVTVELVAAFTKDGGGGNPAGVVLDASGIAPAERGRIAAEVGAPETAFVTVASDGAFETAFYSPSKQVPDCGHATVAAFSLLARRGALHGPAAVKRTVLGDRAISVEGERIFMEQPRPKLAPFPHAAEIAFALGLGPESIALEPVLADNGVRFVLVELTPEALAAAVPDRGAIEAITEAPDAIGLYVYAGDHAQFDATIRMFAPRIGILEEAATGMAAGLLGGYLARDHETASYRFLQGALMPQPSPSKLIVRVRPDRVLVGGTATPLNAVEIAL; translated from the coding sequence ATGAGCACCGAAGTCCTCCCGCGGTCCGTCACCGTCGAGCTCGTCGCCGCGTTCACCAAGGACGGGGGCGGCGGAAACCCGGCCGGCGTCGTTCTCGACGCGAGCGGCATCGCGCCGGCGGAGCGGGGGCGCATCGCGGCCGAGGTCGGCGCGCCGGAGACGGCGTTCGTCACCGTCGCGAGCGACGGCGCGTTCGAGACCGCGTTCTACTCGCCGAGCAAACAGGTTCCCGACTGCGGCCACGCGACCGTCGCGGCGTTCTCGCTGCTCGCGCGGCGCGGCGCGCTGCACGGCCCGGCCGCGGTGAAGCGCACCGTCCTCGGCGACCGCGCGATCTCGGTCGAAGGCGAGCGCATCTTCATGGAGCAGCCGCGCCCGAAGCTGGCGCCGTTTCCGCATGCGGCGGAGATCGCGTTCGCGCTCGGCCTCGGCCCGGAGTCGATCGCGCTGGAGCCGGTGCTGGCCGACAACGGCGTGCGCTTCGTGCTGGTCGAGCTGACGCCGGAGGCGCTCGCCGCCGCGGTGCCCGACCGCGGAGCGATCGAAGCGATCACCGAAGCGCCCGACGCGATCGGGCTCTACGTCTACGCCGGCGATCACGCGCAGTTCGACGCGACGATCCGCATGTTCGCGCCGCGCATCGGCATCCTCGAAGAAGCGGCGACGGGGATGGCGGCCGGGCTGCTCGGCGGATATCTCGCGCGCGATCACGAGACCGCGTCGTACCGCTTCCTGCAAGGCGCCTTGATGCCGCAGCCGTCGCCGAGCAAGCTCATCGTGCGCGTCCGCCCGGATCGCGTGCTGGTCGGCGGCACCGCGACGCCGCTGAACGCGGTCGAGATCGCGCTGTAG
- a CDS encoding S9 family peptidase produces MKASLAVSAAALTALAMLPAAAAAPRPTTPEDIARIAYVSTAAISHRGDRVAFVVTKLDPARNRYVRNVWVVRSDGTGLRQLTRGDGDSDPQWSPDDRTIAFAGARGGPSQIYAIALDGGEARKLTAEAKGAFGPRWSHAGTRILYGATFEDPKPKTHLDEAAAGQKLDEKHQLSDVRTTDRLDFEVNGQGETFTQHTHLLTIRPDGSGRRMITPVSPWSEGSAVWSYDDRSIAFVSLRRPVDPDRLDSDVYVVASNGGALRRVPAKHRNSGAPAWSHDSRSLYITMASRPDPAGFTGIDVVGAGGGERTIVPENTVVLGDAMLTDTKEGGAGCGPLPEPHDRWFLSDVTVQGATALKRFDTASGRASDVVARGDEIADCTANDALTKIAYVASDTTHPAEVYLYDAARNASRKLTSLNADYLASTRIAPAQSFTVRDEQGFPVQAWFLPANVPRGTRAPTLLEIHGGPSSLFGNSFFHEIQLLAGRGYNVVYANPRGSLGYGYPFSKALAKSWGDPMFRDEMAVIDAVAKRSDVDPHRFGVLGGSYGGYATLWMISHTHRFKAALAERVVSDMTSAFLACDECSNTSATYGFGNAWENQDAYWRMSPISSIADVTTPLLLLHSSEDTRTPLVDSDSWFTLAKSLGEKITYVQVPRENHDLNRTGEPVHRIERLHLIQDWFAKEL; encoded by the coding sequence ATGAAGGCATCCCTGGCCGTTTCGGCCGCGGCCCTGACGGCGCTTGCGATGCTCCCCGCTGCGGCCGCAGCGCCGCGGCCGACGACGCCCGAAGACATCGCGCGGATCGCGTACGTCAGCACCGCGGCGATCTCGCACCGCGGCGACCGCGTCGCCTTCGTGGTGACCAAGCTCGACCCGGCGCGCAACCGCTACGTGCGCAACGTCTGGGTCGTGCGCAGCGACGGCACGGGATTGCGGCAGCTCACGCGCGGCGACGGCGACAGCGATCCGCAGTGGTCGCCGGACGATCGCACGATCGCATTCGCCGGCGCGCGCGGCGGGCCGTCGCAGATCTACGCGATCGCGCTCGACGGCGGCGAAGCGCGCAAGCTCACCGCCGAAGCGAAAGGCGCCTTCGGCCCGCGCTGGTCGCACGCCGGCACGCGCATCCTCTACGGCGCGACGTTCGAGGATCCCAAGCCGAAGACGCACCTCGACGAGGCCGCCGCGGGCCAGAAGCTCGACGAGAAGCACCAGCTCAGCGACGTGCGCACGACCGACCGGCTCGACTTCGAGGTCAACGGACAAGGCGAGACGTTCACGCAGCACACGCACTTGCTGACGATCCGGCCCGACGGTTCCGGACGCCGGATGATCACGCCCGTCTCGCCGTGGTCGGAAGGCTCCGCCGTGTGGTCGTACGACGACCGCAGCATCGCGTTCGTCTCGCTGCGGCGCCCGGTCGATCCCGACCGGCTCGACAGCGACGTCTACGTCGTCGCTTCGAACGGCGGCGCGCTGCGGCGCGTCCCGGCGAAGCACCGCAACAGCGGCGCGCCGGCGTGGTCGCACGACTCGCGCTCGCTGTACATAACGATGGCGTCGCGACCGGATCCGGCGGGGTTCACCGGGATCGACGTGGTCGGCGCCGGCGGCGGCGAACGCACGATCGTCCCGGAGAACACGGTGGTGCTCGGCGACGCGATGCTGACCGACACGAAGGAAGGCGGGGCCGGCTGCGGCCCGCTCCCCGAGCCGCACGACCGCTGGTTTCTCTCCGACGTCACGGTACAAGGCGCGACGGCGCTCAAACGCTTCGACACCGCCAGCGGCCGGGCGAGCGACGTCGTCGCACGCGGCGACGAGATCGCCGACTGCACCGCGAACGACGCGCTCACCAAGATCGCGTACGTCGCCTCCGACACGACCCACCCCGCCGAAGTCTACCTGTACGACGCGGCGCGCAACGCCTCGCGCAAGCTGACGAGCCTCAACGCGGACTATCTCGCGAGCACGCGGATCGCGCCGGCGCAGAGCTTCACCGTGCGCGACGAGCAGGGCTTTCCGGTGCAGGCGTGGTTTCTGCCGGCGAACGTTCCGCGCGGAACGCGCGCGCCGACGCTGCTAGAGATCCACGGCGGACCCTCGTCGCTGTTCGGCAACTCGTTCTTTCACGAGATCCAGCTGCTGGCGGGACGCGGCTACAACGTCGTCTACGCCAACCCGCGCGGGAGCCTCGGCTACGGCTACCCCTTCTCGAAAGCGCTGGCGAAGAGCTGGGGCGACCCGATGTTCCGCGACGAGATGGCGGTGATCGACGCGGTCGCGAAGCGCTCCGATGTCGACCCGCACCGGTTCGGCGTGCTCGGCGGAAGCTACGGCGGCTACGCGACGCTGTGGATGATCTCGCACACGCATCGCTTCAAGGCGGCGCTGGCCGAGCGCGTCGTCAGCGACATGACGTCCGCGTTCCTGGCGTGCGACGAGTGCAGCAACACCAGCGCGACGTACGGGTTCGGCAACGCCTGGGAAAACCAGGACGCCTACTGGCGAATGTCGCCCATCTCCTCGATTGCCGACGTGACGACCCCGCTGTTGCTGCTGCACAGCAGCGAGGACACGCGCACGCCGCTGGTCGACTCCGACTCCTGGTTCACGCTGGCGAAGTCGCTCGGCGAGAAGATCACCTACGTCCAGGTGCCGCGCGAGAACCACGATCTCAACCGCACCGGCGAGCCGGTCCACCGGATCGAACGCCTCCACCTGATCCAAGACTGGTTCGCGAAAGAGCTGTGA
- a CDS encoding S9 family peptidase, producing the protein MRPLHVFPLVAALLTGALPASAAGSKRPVAAEDLFKIAFVSSATISHDGKRVAFVVQRADMKSDTYKAGLWLADSDGSRVVQLTRGENDAEPAWSPDDRTIVFTRAHEGPGQLYAIDLTGGEARRLTHQEHGASGAVFSHDGKRIAFTSTAVDPAPLANVDWKALGIAPPAKYKHSDIRTLPWPRYQLNGAGFIYDKTPHIWTIDADGRNAKQLTSSRDGETTPFWSPDDKQILYSVTPLASVEGDQGEMWLISSSGGTPAKIASSHYGVNPQQWFHDGKRILFAYASRHDASSLPAVASVNADGGGERTHVAENTVLFGDGVINDTKENGNGCGELTPDDATLIADVSISGATEIDAFSLASGKATTLIGGGREIMDCSLSRDARTIAYTALDATHLPEINVFDRTTGQSRGLTHLNDTLTDSLALAVPEQHAVSNGQGGTVAYWVLKPPNAVAGKRYPVILDIHGGPHTEFGNSFFHEFQVLAARGYVVVYANPRGSVGYGYDWSAALDGNWGDAMFADETAVMDEVVKRADADPARTFVSGGSYGGYATLWMISHTNRFKAALAERAVSDLFTETLSADFAAPRGFEGPPGTPRSWGGALQGYPTYWQQSPLAHVAAVHTPLLLLHGDNDTRTPIAETLQEYEALKILNRPVELVEFPRETHDLSRTGEPIHRVERLHIITDWFNRHLR; encoded by the coding sequence ATGCGCCCGTTGCACGTATTCCCGCTCGTCGCGGCGCTGCTCACCGGAGCGCTGCCGGCGAGCGCGGCTGGGTCAAAACGCCCGGTCGCGGCCGAAGATCTTTTCAAGATCGCGTTCGTGTCGAGCGCGACCATCTCGCACGACGGCAAGCGGGTCGCCTTCGTCGTGCAGCGCGCCGACATGAAGAGCGACACGTACAAAGCCGGTCTGTGGCTTGCCGACTCGGACGGCTCGCGGGTCGTGCAGCTCACCCGCGGCGAGAACGACGCCGAGCCGGCCTGGTCGCCCGACGACCGCACGATCGTCTTCACCCGCGCGCACGAGGGGCCGGGGCAGCTCTACGCGATCGACCTGACGGGCGGCGAAGCGCGCCGGCTGACGCACCAGGAGCACGGCGCCTCGGGCGCGGTGTTCTCGCACGACGGCAAGCGGATCGCGTTCACCTCGACCGCCGTCGACCCGGCTCCGCTCGCGAACGTCGACTGGAAAGCGCTCGGGATCGCGCCGCCTGCGAAGTACAAGCACAGCGACATCCGCACGCTGCCGTGGCCGCGCTACCAGCTCAACGGCGCCGGCTTCATCTACGACAAGACGCCGCACATCTGGACGATCGACGCGGACGGGCGGAACGCCAAGCAGCTCACGTCGAGCCGCGACGGCGAGACGACGCCGTTCTGGTCGCCCGACGACAAGCAGATCCTGTACTCGGTGACGCCGCTCGCGTCGGTCGAAGGCGATCAAGGCGAGATGTGGCTGATCTCGTCGAGCGGCGGCACGCCGGCCAAGATCGCCAGCTCGCACTACGGCGTGAATCCCCAGCAGTGGTTTCACGACGGCAAGCGGATTCTGTTCGCCTATGCGTCGCGTCACGACGCCTCCTCGCTGCCCGCGGTGGCGTCGGTCAACGCCGACGGGGGCGGCGAGCGCACGCACGTCGCGGAGAACACGGTGCTGTTCGGCGACGGTGTGATCAACGACACCAAGGAGAACGGCAACGGCTGCGGCGAGCTGACGCCGGACGACGCGACGCTGATCGCGGACGTCAGCATCTCCGGCGCGACCGAGATCGACGCGTTCAGCCTCGCGAGCGGGAAGGCGACGACGCTGATCGGCGGCGGGCGCGAGATCATGGACTGCTCGCTGAGCCGCGACGCGAGGACGATCGCCTACACCGCGCTCGACGCGACGCACCTGCCCGAGATCAACGTCTTCGACCGCACCACCGGCCAGTCGCGAGGGCTGACCCATCTCAACGACACGCTGACCGATTCGCTGGCGCTCGCCGTCCCCGAGCAGCACGCCGTGTCGAACGGCCAGGGCGGAACGGTCGCGTACTGGGTGCTCAAACCGCCGAACGCGGTCGCGGGGAAGCGGTATCCGGTGATTCTCGACATCCACGGCGGCCCGCACACCGAGTTCGGCAACAGCTTCTTTCACGAGTTCCAGGTGCTCGCCGCGCGCGGTTACGTCGTCGTCTACGCGAACCCGCGCGGCAGCGTCGGCTACGGCTACGACTGGTCCGCGGCGCTCGACGGCAACTGGGGCGACGCGATGTTCGCCGACGAGACCGCGGTGATGGACGAGGTCGTCAAGCGCGCCGACGCCGATCCCGCGCGCACGTTCGTCTCGGGCGGAAGCTACGGCGGCTACGCGACGCTGTGGATGATCTCGCACACGAACCGCTTCAAAGCGGCGCTCGCCGAACGCGCGGTCAGCGATCTCTTCACCGAGACGCTCAGCGCCGACTTCGCCGCGCCGCGCGGTTTCGAGGGACCGCCGGGGACGCCGCGCTCGTGGGGCGGCGCGCTGCAAGGCTACCCGACGTACTGGCAGCAGTCACCGCTCGCGCACGTCGCCGCGGTGCACACGCCGCTGCTGCTGCTTCACGGCGACAACGACACGCGCACCCCGATCGCCGAGACGCTGCAGGAGTACGAAGCGCTGAAGATCCTGAACCGCCCGGTCGAACTGGTCGAGTTCCCCCGCGAGACGCACGACCTCAGCCGCACCGGCGAACCGATCCACCGCGTCGAGCGCCTGCACATCATCACCGACTGGTTCAACCGCCACCTCCGCTAG